In the genome of Rissa tridactyla isolate bRisTri1 chromosome Z, bRisTri1.patW.cur.20221130, whole genome shotgun sequence, the window CTGCAACTCAAACACTTGGGTGGCAAATTAAACACTAAGCTATTTGGCTGTAAAGTCTTTGGCTATAAAGACTAAGATATTTGGCTGCATCCCCTTCTTGGCTGCTACAGTACAGCCATCGCTGtacctcctccttccttcccccgccACTGCACTTCCCAGCCCCCTGGCTGTTGCAAGATCCACTTTTACTACCCTGTGCAGTTCCACCAactccttcttttctctctgcattttcttccccCATCTCTGTTTcttgcatcctcctcctccgctcACCACTGCAGTTCCCACCATTACTGCAGTTCCTTCCTATTTGCCATGATGTGTTTCTGTAATAGTTTAATTTGCACAGTATACCAGAGCCATATCTCATTCCCATGGAATTATGTCACAAAGCTGAGTTATAGAGATAAAATAAATGTACTGTTATTCCATGCCTGCATAACAATTGTTAGGAAGCTATCCTcctctaatgctggggaaaactccagtTTTGGGAGActttagtgtctgaattcgtgaaaatatttactttatagccagttaggctatgtgggattcaaggtctcagtgttttcaagccttgtcAGGTGCAGCGATGAGGAAgagtgaggcctgggcacttaacccaagctggccaacaggattatttcataccatgaacgtcactttcatataaattaaaaagttagctgcgtagtctctctctcccttgatggcggcggtacagagaacttcttgccctggtaccagagccctgagcccttcccttcctccaaagCCATTGTTCTCGCGGTGACTGACATGCGGACATTAGTGTCCACACTgtgagtgcacagcttcctactgatggaatgggctgagtataattcttgtatatcttatattagtatcgggattaatactggttcttcagTATTATTGTTATTTAGTTGTATcctaataaatatatttgtatttcagccctcatgtttcctttctttccccgattcccctttccgtgtggggaggggtcatcaggtgatagaataattgtctaaatgacaataaatttttataggttttctcaaaccataacaccagATTTGTTCTATATTCCCAGCTTGGTTATCGAGACTTAAACCTAGCTGTGATTTTCATATCAGTCATAGAAAAATGTCTCAATTTTATATgcaatttgtgatttttatttaatttccagACTATCTTTGTTGGACAGCAAACACAATATAAAATGTTCAGTTTAAATCCCGGAAAGACGTACATTGTACAGATTCACTGCAAACCAGACCACCATGGATCATGGAGTGAATGGAGCTCTGAAAAGTATATTCAGATCCCTACCGGTGAGTGGCCAGGCATCCCTTCAGTAATTGTTATTCATGTAGTAATTTTGTTAGCTGTTTGTGTCATCAATGCAGAGTGACAGCCCATACTTTCCCTAGGACAGGTAAGAACATCATTGCTAAGGTAACTGAATTCTCAGCATCCCTGCACCATACCCAGTTAGCTTTCCCCTTCATtactttttgaagttaaaaagGTGAATCAATTTCTTTACTTTACATTACTTTACATTTAAACCATGTCCTTTCTGTTTATTGCCTCATTTGTTCTCATTATggtagttttaaattaaaagcatacCAGTAACTGCATTGCAACTGCTACATAGGCAACAAAGAGTGACTGCCTTCAGACAATAACAGCTCTTTACTCTTTATCTGGAATGAATTTGAAATAAACACCTCAATGTAAAAAGTGCTATGTTACAATATAAATCCTTAAAAAGATCCAGTCCTAGATCATTTAAGCCACCATTTAATTAATTGTATGGTATGTATTTGATAATTAAATGACTACAGTATTGTCATAATTGGATTTGAACCCAATTGCTAAAACTGCCTGTGGCAAAATTTCGCTCTTCATacatttttgtatcatttttccaagAAAGCTTATTTCCTGCACAGTGCCATTaataaaaagtatatttattATCAGATATTGCAATGATTGTTGAGATCCATCGATGCTAGTAAAGGCCTCTAGATTCAACTCAAATTTGGCAGTTtagagcaatttttaaaattaaagtaatttgagACTTCTTTTGCATGTTGACTATGCATATGCTAGATGTGTGTCATTAAATAATCCTGTGTGTTTCCTAGACTTTAGAGTAAAAGATATGGTTGTGTGGATCGTCGTTGGTGTGTTATCATCTCTTATATGTTTAATCATGAGCTGGACAATGGTTTTGAAAGGGTACAGGTAAGTCACCGATTTCACAATTGCATGGAGTTGAAAATCTCAGCAAACTTTTCAAAAATAGACTGCTAACATTTGATTGAATTTTATATAGGTTTTGTGTTCTCTTATAAACTATAAAAGAGCAGGTACTTGGCTTTAAATTCACAACTGGTAAAGAGGTATTTCTGTTCATTAGGGAAACCAGGGTCTCAACTGGTAAAGACATGTCTCTGTTAGATCTGACCATCTTGGTTAGCCATGTATTCAGCAAACATCATTTGGCGTATCCCTGCTCCTGAAGAAGGCACACCTTTTGTTTTTGCCCTAATTTCCTAGAGGAAACAAGGTTACATTATGAGGTTGTTTTTCTGCCCACCTGTCTGTCAATTCCTCAAATAATTTATTAGAACACAGGCTAATTTCAAtcaaatctgaaagagaaaattttcacAAAGATTATCACTTGCAAAAAATGCTGTCTGAGTAAAAGAAAGAGGTAGAAACTGTTGATGGAAAAGTCATTAGAAGTCATTCATCGTAAATCCTGTGTGGTAGTAGTCAGCTGACAGTCAGGTATGTACATACAGGCCCACTAGTCCTCCTGAACTGTGCCCCACAAAGCTGTTTCTTGGCCAGTGATGAAATTCCAGTGATATTAGAGAACCAGAGGTTAAGGGACAGATGACAATAGAAGGATGTTAGCAGTGTTACTTTTCCAGTTGAATAACTTTTGTACTGTTCTCTTTCTTATAAAAACATCTAATGGTAACTCATGAACTGTAACTGGATTTGTAAACTACCTGGCTTGAGAGGTAGACAGGAAACAGAGGTCCAACAGGGAGGTATCAGATATGGGAGAAGTGTTTAAAATGTCGGTCACATTCTGAGGAAATGGGAGAACGAATAGTTCTCCGTACTTCTACcttgtgtgtttgttgttttttttagaatGATAGCCTTTATCCTACCACCAGTTCCAGGACCAAAGATAAAAGGCATAGATACACATCTCTTAGAGGTGAGTACCACTGATAACAACAAAAGAATTTACCCTTACTTACTTTTCAAAATTATGTACTAGCAAACACAATTACCAAAATAAAGTGTAAGCCAGCTTCAATTAATTTAATCAACATTAAAAATAAGTGACACTTTCAGGTGGATCGTGTGGAGGATATGTGTGAGACAGATTCTTGCCTTGGACTAGCAGTAGGAGAGCGTTTGAGAACAGAGTTTGTGACTGCAGCTGTTACCTGGGACACCACAAGAGCCAATGTCTGTGTGATCTTCTAGTAGTTCTTATGGAAGTTGCTCTCCACAGTCTTTTGCCATGCTGAGACAGGACATGGCTGCTCTATCATTCTCCGCCATTTCCTTCTTGTTAAACCCATGAGATCTGTACCTGCCAAAAGCTCCCTAGTCCTCCCATTTTACAAAGATGAATTCTGGGGTTATGTGTCCCCATTGAGGGAACTCAagaaattttcttctgttcttccacTATTTGCTGCAGCAGTAGATATCCAGTTTAGGTCTAGTGATAAAACTATTAAAgtattaaatatgtattaaatatgTAGATTGTTCACTATTGTTCTAGTCAGATGAACCCTAAGGTTAACAGTGAAACAATATATCTTATTTATTATGCCCTTAGACAGGAAAATCAGAAGAATTATTGAGTGCTCTTGGTTGCCATGGTTTCCCTCCAACATCAGACTGTGAGGAACTACTGATAGAATATCTGGAGGTAGAGGACAGTGAGGATCAGCAACTCATGCCAAGCCATGACAGTGGTCATCccagtaaaaatacaaaaatgatacCCAAGGAAACAGACAGTGACTCAGGCCGAGGGAGCTGTGATAGTCCTTCTCTTCTTTCTGAGAAGTGCAGGGAGTGCCACACCCTTCCATCAACACTTCAAACACAAGACATTAGAGACGttcaagaaaatacaggaggaaaGACAAGCCGGGAAACTCAGCATATAGcttcagaacagaaaatactCCTCTTTAACAATGAGACTACAAAATCATCCACATGGCCTGCAGCTCAGTTACCCAATACTCAGCCTCCGATGTTTGCCTACCACAGTACTGTAGATGCATATAAGTTAACACTGAATACCGCAAACGTGAACATTGCACCAGTTTTGGtgggaaatgaagaaaagcatcaATCACAATATCCTAGCACTGAAACTGTCCACAAcgacacagaaaagcagagagagatggagaatttGCATTCCAAAACTGACCAAACCACAGCACAGGTCAAACAAAACAGACCTAATGACAAGTCACCTTTTTTGAATCCTAAAGTAATGGATTATGTAGAAGTTCACAAAGTCAGACAAGATGAGCAAGCAGTATTactgaaacataaagaaaatagtggaaagactgaaaaatacacTGTTCCAGGAACCAGCAAAGAATATACCAAGGTCTCAACAGTTGTGGACCATAATATTATAGTATTAATGCCAGATTCATGCATCCAGCACACATCTGTGTCTCAAGAACCTGCAATGGAAGTGTCTCCAAACCTTCAGCAAGGTCAAGCTGAGAAAAATATGAGCTATTCTCTGACAGCTCCAAATGAGTGCAAAAGAGAGACCAGTGGATCAGAGTACATGGATCCATCTTCCTTTATGCCCTCCTTTAAATAACGAGTAGTTAGTACAGtacagtaaaacaaaaccagatagCAAATAGTTCCTTAAAATAGCCTAGCCTCCTATGTGTATTATACAGAGAATAAAAGAAACTGTGGGTTGAGGTAATAATCATGGAAGTAAACCTTGGACCATTAACACATGTTTCTGACACAGGGAAATGAGTAAATGGATATTATCTGCCATAAAAATACATTGTAAACTGATTATTCAGCTCTGCAGATCTGTTAGTTGATTAAACCTGAGGGAATACTGCAGATTTAACAAACATAAAAATTGTTATGGGTCAGTCAGTACACGACAGTAATCTGAGCAGTTCCTAAATCTGATGAATTGCACAACAGCATTCTGATCtacaatgtattttcttctgaatggaTTCTGACACTAgattgttttctttatattttttctctaatCCTTAAGAAAAAAGGAGCTCTTATGTATAACAAATCATATAAAAAAGATAATATATTCAACAAATTACAGTAAAATAACAAATTATTCTaaagatatttttgctctgtttcaaTGTGACAGAAAACTGCATCGCATTCATATCCTAGTCCAATCAaaccaaacatgaaaaaaatagcaggaCAATATTTGTTATACTGCCTTACTGTATATAATATACCATACTACTTTAGTACAAGCCCATATGtttaacaatgtatttttaaaggctatttttctattaccaaaagaaaagcaaaataaaatattttttaatttcccagtgCTATTTAGCTACTTAGgaacttttctgtttccttctgctgaGACAGCAGTAACAAGTAAAGCTACCATTTCTATACAAAGCATAAAATTAAACTTTATACTAATTACGAatatgaagtaatttttaaactatatttCTAATATATTGCAGATGTATTACTATTCtaattgtaaattatttatttcacttgttttttTATCACCtgtaattataaaattaaaatagaatctAGGTTTTGAGAGGAAAGCTTCTTTCCCACTGAATTTGTACTCTGACGCCAATCATGAGTGGATGGTGTTCTCCTGCATCCTTAGACATTGCACTTTTCTCTGAGCCTGGAAGGAAAGTTTGAAGTCATATTTTTCATAATGAACTCATCAACATTAATTTTGGAATCCAGCATCCAAAGTCAAAGATACGAGGCATAATCAGACTCAGAGCTCTGCTGAAATAGCAGTGGGAATGAGGAAAGGAGACCATGTACTTGGGCTGGACAGATGTCCCCGGAACAGTAGTGGGAACAGTGAGGTTCCTCATATCCCATGTAAACAAAGGCAGAATCAAAACGATACTGGAATGGCTCTGACCTTACTGTGGTCCTTCCTTCTTGAAACAAAAGTTTAATTTACTCCAAGAAAGTATGACCAAGTAATGACTGATTAAAACTGGGCCAAGTATTTAGCCAGCATCAGGGGATACTGGAAACATTAAGGTAAGGGAAATTGTACTGTACATGTGAAGGAAAGTGTATTTGCTATAGATGAGCTCTTTTCTGTTCTTGTCCTTCCTGAACAGCTTTACATTTCTCCAGCTTTGCATGATTTTATGCACTGAGCCAGCCTTCCTGCAGTTTCGGGTaacctgctgcagagccagaTTTTGAAGGTCCCAGAAGGCCACATCTAATCTGGCAAATCAGATTCTCACCTTTTACCTTCACGTCATGGAACTGCTCAAGTACAGATCAGTACAGCCGAGCTGTCTAGCCCTTCCGCTGGCAGGACTTTAGAATTTAACTAGTTATCTGTGTGTCTGTAAACATATGTGTTAGTGTATATTGAAACACAAGCTTTAGGCATCAAATTTAGAGCCTGTGTCCTCTGTACAGGCAATGTAGTGCCCACTTGCAGAGGCTGATCAGAACAGTCTGGATACTCTGCTGAATGTGTAGGGAGGTATCTTAGATTCTTAATTCAGCCACTTAACACTTGAAGATGTGAAGTGGCTACTCCAGAGAACAGCCAAACACAACATTTTATTTAGTTATAGTCAACAGGGCAATTTTACTGTAGCATTTGTAGTATATCTTACAAATTTTCTGGGGATGTTAAAAGTGCTGCAAAGAAACTATGAATTAATCAGTGAAAACTGGAATGTTTTGCAGGGCAGCAActtgtttgtgtgtatatatgcaagCTGATAATATACTCCTCCTGACAGTGCTTCATTTACACTTCAGTTTTCTGACTGAGTCTGACAGAGCTGATCCGGATCAGACATATGCTCTGTCTTTACACAGATGGCCAGATCTGAGCCAAGCTGTTTTTTTCAACTCCTAATGCCGTGCATGAGGACATGCTGCTACAGGCCTGTAGTGCATCTGGTGATGCACAGAGGCTATAGAATCTTACCAAGCCACAGCCTAAAGATTTTCCTTATGTAGTGGAATTCTTAGGGATTTCTTTCTGAGCTTCTTAGGGTAAAACACAGGTGATTACACAGATGTTGTAAACCGAAGAGAGCATGGATAAGGTGTCAGCAGCAGGCTTTTGCTGTCATATCGGTTACTTTGGACCTGAGGCAAAAAGACACAACCTTTAGCAGATTTTTAAGTGTATGATTCATCTGCCTAACTGTAGGTGTCTATATGTGTACCTTCAGTAATCCACACAGATAGAGAACTGAGTGGAAGAGTTTCTATGCTTTGCCATAAATTGGTATGGAAGCTTGAAAATAGCTGTAGCCTATATTACATTGTGAGGTGTAGATTCTCTCCCACCTTCACTGATGAACGCCTCATCATGGCTTTCTGTGGAAAGGCAAATTCAGCCAGAGTGGACAAGGTGCGTTTGCTCACTGCTCTGAGGTAGCTAAGCTTTTTCAGGGATTTGCGACCTAAATACAATTTGAACACaattttcataaatatatttcattctttaaGCTGAACAAATGTGCAGGTTTTTCCCttgaatttgcttttattttccagaacACCTTTTTACTCCCAAGGTGGGAGCAACACCCTCTGAAAGTGGCCTTTAACATCTGAAAGTACATTATGAAAAGAATAAACTAGTGTTCTGTAAAATCAGAATAACCTTCAGCTAAATTTTTGGGCCATTAGAAGTTCAaatacttcattctttttttgtttgcagcaATAGTTTTGTTTGCAGCTCTTTAAGAAATAGCTATTTATTAGGAAATAGATGAGATTTTGCAGCAGCTGTACGTAGTCAATTGTTGTAAAATTATGACACACCATTGGGGAATAATCACCTCCTCTGATATACAAAGGGATGAAGTATGTAACAGAATTTACTCCAGGAAGAGGGATTAGCCTTCTTGCTCTTGCCCCATTACTCAAATTCCTCActtagaataattattttaaaagtttgaaaaatgttttcagtgtcAAATTTATGCATATGTCATGTAGTGTGAATTACTTTTTAGTAGCATAAAAGCCCTAAAAGGAAGCATAAAGGCTCTTCAGaagtaattaattttgtaaaattCCTAacattgaatatatatatttttaattaattacctTTCCTTTGGACTTGGACTAATTTTATTAtcagtttttcttcagtattGACAAATATGACTCATAATCTTATATTTTCTaattagacttttttctttagcAGTGACATATTTGATGAACAATTTTAGTGTAATATTCCTGACTTTTAAAGAAATACGATTTATTGAAGTGGGACATGTGCTCACAAAACTCGCTTTCACATAAAATGCAGGCTTGAAGAATGGTCTTGATGATACTGTGTAACTACGatgattatttaataaaaatgcagtaaacTGAGCTTATATAAAACTAGTAAAAGGTTATATGTGTTTATGTAACAAAGTATAAAACGAATATGTAATGATAATTGATTTATGTTAAAGCAGTGAATTCTGTGGTGTATGTTTATGTGTCTGTTTAAATGGCTCAAAAATATGCAGTTGCTTTAAATGTCATTTAAGTATTTGAAGTGTAGTAACAGCAGGTGTTCAAAATgaataagcagatttttttggtGATCTCTGAAGCATTGTATATGTTCACAACATGAAGCCTGTAAAtgtatttcataatttttcattaacTGTAAACAATTTGAAGGTGTTGTGCAAGGAAACCAAAGTCATCTAATCCAGTTGAGAGATACTAGACATCTTCTACAAAGCCATAAagacaaatgaaatgaaaaagtgtCATGAGATAAGGCATCATATTCTCAAAGAATTGCTAcctcaggttattttttttttgctccctttgAAAAGGCAGACAAAACCATTTTACTTTGTGTGTCAAATTGTGAATCATCCTATCAAGATTGCAAAAAATTGTACTTGTTCAAATTACTTTTGTTAATTAACAGCTTGTCATGGAATCATCTCTTGTGTCATACTGGTAGTACTAAGGTGGGATATTTGAGATGTAtagcaaaatgaaatgtttctaatatgaaaaaataacagaaatttctGTCTTGTAGGAAAAGCCATACTGACCAGCTTGGCAGCCAAGCATCAGTCCTTTTCCTGGGCTgaaattttttttgcctgtgtgcCCAGCTCGCTAGGACTGAATGAGCTGAGTTGTCAGAGATGCTCTGATTCTGGATCTCAGCAATGGAACTAAGCATTTATCAATAACTGCTATTTAGAAAGACCTGTTTTCAGCTGAGTTACTGAGAAGTACATCTTCAAGCTCTGTCCCTAAATGAGTGAAAATGGAGACTAGCTCTGCTCTCAACTATCTCAAACCCTCATACTAAATTCAGACTCCAGTTGCTGTGGGTGTGGAAAGGTGGACTGAATTACATTAATTAGAACAATCTTGTGGCCCTGacttgaaaaacattttgaaaaaaatcagggaatttcttcatctttcctgTTATGTCAAGCAGGAAACTAAAGATAAATGGAATACAGAAATACATAATATATGGCGATAGAAAGAGAGCTTAATGATGGGAAGAGGGACATGGTTGCTGTATGTGGCAGAATGGAAGAGGAGTACAGTCACTATAGGATGGCACATAGGTAAATAATTAGAGAAATCAGAGGTAGTAAACATGCATTTTGACTACagctgagaagaaaggaagggagaacagaaaatggaagcaaaagaaTCAAATCTAAGAGCAGATAGATAAGAAAAAATGACAATTAGTAGAACTGAAAGGAGTGATAaatgagtttgaaaaaaaaaaaaaatgaagaaaatacttttatatCAAAAGCATGAATATGCACAGTTACCTGATAGTCCACAAAAGTAGCAAAGCCTTGTTAAATGCTGAAGAGATGGCAAAACACTGAAATCAGCTACTAAGGATCAGCTATTATATACAAGTAGAGATAGTCCTATACATGAGAAGTGGTCATTCAATTTCTATCAGTTACACATACCTGACATTGGTTCCTGGCAAACAGAATAATACTTGAAGCCCTAGACCCCTCACCTGATCTGCTGTTGCATTTTCTACATTcctaagtgaaaaaaatcaagagaaataTAATGTACCACACTGCTCTTGAAAGCAATCTTCAGTTTTTCAGACAGATCTAGAGATGAGGTGTATTTATCCATTTACATTGTCTCACACATATGCCTATCATTCTTaagcttttttctatttttttatttattaaagataATATAATGACCTAGAagttccaagagaaaaaagacttTGGGGATACTACTAAACAGTCTCTTGGCATTTTTAGGCATTGCTTAGTTTGTACCTGTGACAATGTATCTATTTTCCTTAATCAGAAAGTCCCTGTCTTGGTGATAAATTTGGAAAATCATCAAGTCAGGCTTAAAATATATCTCTCCCATGTAAGCTAAGTTTTTAAGAGAAActattatatttttcaaaagtaattaagaaaaatatctgaattagTTATATGGCCTCTTGCAGTGCTGATATCCTAAAAGTGGGGCTTATACTCAAGATGTTGGTGTGTAGAGCAGTTAGACATAGGGAAGTGGGTTTTTTACATCTTCCTCTTTTATTTTGGAAAGTTTGACATCCTGTTCTACTTTGTGATGCTGCTTGTCTTGGACCTTGtctttatttaactttttattttttttgacaatgCTGCTTTTGGGTCTGTTTTTGTGAGCTGCTGAGTACCTGCACCTCATTTTGACATCAGTAAAAATGGGAAGATTTTGTTTCAATTCCTACAAAGACTGCAATGGTCAGTTTTACAGACATGTAGCACTGAGTAGAATTTTTACAGGATGCTGGAAATCTTTGTAGAAGTTACTTGTATAAAATATCCCTTCGGTAGGACAGAAAATTGTACATGTCTAGGAGGAGGCAGATTTTTCTACATGCAGAATCCATGCAGAAATATAGTGATGTCAAATCATATTTTTTGCTATTCATAATGCTGTAGACTACTCTTAATTCTCATCCCGGTGTCCTTCATTCCAAAGGGAAGAGGAAACTACTGCTCAGCTACACTCAGAAAGAGCTCCTGGGCTGCTTtagtgttgtttatttttcatcttgGAAAGTAATTTTTTGATTCGAACTACAGATACGATTCATCGTCTGGAATAACACAACCATCAGTTCCATATATGCGTTATATTGCTCAGAGATATTCAGCACTATCTGGGCTTCTGAAATCTTTATATTgtgctttatatatattttttactcATTGTGTAAAATACAGCAATATTGAGGGTGCTGGTCTGAAAAAATACTGCCCAGAAAAAATATGTCAGCAGTTATTAACTAATTGTATTTGTTCAAATTTCTGCCATGCTGTTAAGTGCAGGTAAAAGTCTGTGGAACTTTGTTGCCTTTAATTGTTCCAGCAGGTCTTCAAAGAAAgatatttataaatttaattGCATGTTCTGAATAATTTGCAGAATAAACAATGTACTTTCCAGCAGAGAAAGAGATCAtccaatatttaaagaaaaacttatttCCATTTGCATAAACCATTTCATTGCTAGCCTTGCCATACAAGCTAGGCATTTTTTCCATTACAGTTTCAGAATTTATATGCAATCTGGAACATCCAAGTTATCATATTGTCATTACTGTAGCAACAGAATGACTTGAAGCACAATTATTCTATGAATCAGATTGAAATGTTTTGTAAATTtctaaaatttaagaaattatagAAAGTAGATTTCATATGCAGTATATACATTGGTTGGAGAATACTGATATAAAAATAGTTGCTCAGGAATTCATTGTTTCTAAGTGTATCTgaaggaaaatgctttaaaatgtattttttaagttcttaatattaaaaattccAGCTTTAATAAAATCTGTTAGCATTTTCACTTGTAAAATCAATATTGTTCTGAAGTCTGTAACTTTCTGATGGACTTTTCAATCTTTTGTCAATGTAA includes:
- the PRLR gene encoding prolactin receptor isoform X1 — its product is MKQKLTSSLKILLLLALTAVSLTGQSYPGKPKIIRCRSLEKETFSCWWKPGSDGGLPTNYTLFYSRDSEEEIYECPDYRTSGPNSCYFDTNHTTPWTTYNITVTATNEIGSNSSDPQYVDVTSIGKKGRMKWKTTSWRFQPDAPVNLSLETKTSANTMYLWAKWSPPPLADASSNPHVYHYELRLKPEEKEEWETISVGVQTQYKVIRLQGGVKYVVQVRCMLDLGEWSEWSSERRVQIPNGESPPEKPTIIKCRSPEKETFTCWWKPGSDGGHPTNYTLLYSKEGEEQVYECPDYRTAGPNSCYFDKKHTSFWTIYNITVRATNEMGSNFSDPHYVDVTYIVQPDPPVNVTLELKKPMNRKPYLVLTWSPPPLADVRSGWLTLEYELRLKPEEGEEWETIFVGQQTQYKMFSLNPGKTYIVQIHCKPDHHGSWSEWSSEKYIQIPTDFRVKDMVVWIVVGVLSSLICLIMSWTMVLKGYRMIAFILPPVPGPKIKGIDTHLLETGKSEELLSALGCHGFPPTSDCEELLIEYLEVEDSEDQQLMPSHDSGHPSKNTKMIPKETDSDSGRGSCDSPSLLSEKCRECHTLPSTLQTQDIRDVQENTGGKTSRETQHIASEQKILLFNNETTKSSTWPAAQLPNTQPPMFAYHSTVDAYKLTLNTANVNIAPVLVGNEEKHQSQYPSTETVHNDTEKQREMENLHSKTDQTTAQVKQNRPNDKSPFLNPKVMDYVEVHKVRQDEQAVLLKHKENSGKTEKYTVPGTSKEYTKVSTVVDHNIIVLMPDSCIQHTSVSQEPAMEVSPNLQQGQAEKNMSYSLTAPNECKRETSGSEYMDPSSFMPSFK
- the PRLR gene encoding prolactin receptor isoform X2: MKQKLTSSLKILLLLALTAVSLTGQSYPGKPKIIRCRSLEKETFSCWWKPGSDGGLPTNYTLFYSRDSEEEIYECPDYRTSGPNSCYFDTNHTTPWTTYNITVTATNEIGSNSSDPQYVDVTSIVQPDAPVNLSLETKTSANTMYLWAKWSPPPLADASSNPHVYHYELRLKPEEKEEWETISVGVQTQYKVIRLQGGVKYVVQVRCMLDLGEWSEWSSERRVQIPNGESPPEKPTIIKCRSPEKETFTCWWKPGSDGGHPTNYTLLYSKEGEEQVYECPDYRTAGPNSCYFDKKHTSFWTIYNITVRATNEMGSNFSDPHYVDVTYIVQPDPPVNVTLELKKPMNRKPYLVLTWSPPPLADVRSGWLTLEYELRLKPEEGEEWETIFVGQQTQYKMFSLNPGKTYIVQIHCKPDHHGSWSEWSSEKYIQIPTDFRVKDMVVWIVVGVLSSLICLIMSWTMVLKGYRMIAFILPPVPGPKIKGIDTHLLETGKSEELLSALGCHGFPPTSDCEELLIEYLEVEDSEDQQLMPSHDSGHPSKNTKMIPKETDSDSGRGSCDSPSLLSEKCRECHTLPSTLQTQDIRDVQENTGGKTSRETQHIASEQKILLFNNETTKSSTWPAAQLPNTQPPMFAYHSTVDAYKLTLNTANVNIAPVLVGNEEKHQSQYPSTETVHNDTEKQREMENLHSKTDQTTAQVKQNRPNDKSPFLNPKVMDYVEVHKVRQDEQAVLLKHKENSGKTEKYTVPGTSKEYTKVSTVVDHNIIVLMPDSCIQHTSVSQEPAMEVSPNLQQGQAEKNMSYSLTAPNECKRETSGSEYMDPSSFMPSFK